The Aspergillus chevalieri M1 DNA, chromosome 5, nearly complete sequence genome includes a region encoding these proteins:
- a CDS encoding uncharacterized protein (COG:Q;~EggNog:ENOG410PPCM;~InterPro:IPR036291,IPR002347;~PFAM:PF08659,PF00106,PF13561;~go_process: GO:0055114 - oxidation-reduction process [Evidence IEA]) has product MNMEQKLVFITGANQGIGLETSKNLILSGNYHVILGSRNPAKGAKSIKALRALPDVKGTASWVQIDVTDDKSVDAAAAQIASQYGKLDILVNNAGIISLASPPSREALRQILDVNVVGALSTTKALLDLLRKAPEKGLVSVSSSTGCITHAVNPKSPYYSPLGTEYRTSKAAVNMLMVIYQARLKDDGFKVLGADRVCVLRILQGNQSRCAIEALQSRRMVAAEWRLWSRERRMRMLGGC; this is encoded by the exons ATGAATATGGAACAGAAATTGGTTTTCATCACTG GCGCCAACCAAGGCATTGGTCTCGAAACATCCAAAAACCTCATCCTCTCCGGCAATTATCATGTTATCCTAGGCTCCCGTAATCCAGCCAAGGGAGCTAAATCCATCAAGGCCCTACGGGCCCTCCCTGATGTGAAAGGCACTGCCTCCTGGGTTCAGATAGATGTCACCGACGATAAATCTGTCGATGCAGCTGCTGCCCAGATAGCATCTCAGTATGGAAAGCTCGATATTCTAGTCAATAATGCCGGAATCATTTCCCTGGCCAGCCCACCAAGCCGCGAGGCACTCAGGCAAATCCTAGACGTTAATGTCGTCGGCGCCCTTAGCACAACCAAAGCCTTGCTGGACCTCCTCCGCAAGGCTCCTGAGAAGGGGCTTGTGTCCGTGAGCTCCAGCACTGGTTGCATCACGCATGCAGTGAATCCCAAGTCGCCTTACTATAGCCCCCTTGGAACTGAGTACCGCACGAGCAAGGCAGCTGTCAATATGCTGATGGTGATATACCAGGCAAGACTGAAAGATGATGGATTTAAGGTGCTAGGGGCGGATCGGGTTTGTGTGCTACGAATTTTACAGGGAAACCAGAGTCGCTGCGCAATAGAGGCGCTGCAGAGCCGGAGGATGGTGGCCGCAGAGTGGCGATTGTGGTCAAGGGAGAGAAGGATGCGGATGTTGGGAGGGTGCTGA